In the genome of Motacilla alba alba isolate MOTALB_02 chromosome 15, Motacilla_alba_V1.0_pri, whole genome shotgun sequence, the window CCTGCCCCGGCTCAGGTGGGCTCTCCTGGGGCCCCCCGGCACTCTCCAGCGCTCGCCCCGGAGGAGAGCGGCGCCCCGCGGTCCCCCCGCGGCACAGACCCCGCTCCCTCCGCCCCCGCCCCGCAcggcggccggcggggcccgggggagggcaggaggagggaggagggcaCCTCCCGCCCGCCGCGGCTCGGCCCCCGCGGGGCGGCTCCGGGCGGTCGGCGGCAGAGCCGCGGCAGCTCCCCGCAGCGCGGGCCGGGtcgggatggggctggagctgtaCCTGGACCTGCTCTCGCAGCCCTGCCGCTCCATCTACATCTTCGCCCGGAGCAACAACATCCCCTTCGAGTTCAAGCACGTGGAGCTGTTCAAAGGTGGGACGGGCGCTGCCCcgaggcggcggggccggggcgggcgcggcccggcggggcgcgggctCAGCGCCTCTCTTGGCTCTTGGCAGACTCGGTGCTGGGGAAGAAgccggcggcggggagcggcgcggaGCAGCCCCGCGCAGGTGAGGGCAGGGACGGGACGGGAGGGTCCCCACAGGCCGGGCGGGAGGGAGCGGACGGGCCCGCAAGCCCCGGCGCTGTAACGCGATCCCCGGGCGGGGGCCGCGCTGAGCCCCGGCCGGGCTTTGCTCTGGCGGAGCCCGCGGGAACGCCTCGGCCTCCCGGCACGGGAGCTGCAGCGCGTCCCCGAGCCCGGCGGGAGCGAAGGACGAGCTCCCGATCACCCGCGGGATGCTGAATCCCTGCGCTGCCCAGGGGCGCTGAACGCCGCGTTTTGACCGTgcggctccagcccctcagagcAGCCTCGTCGCTCTGCTGCATCTATTTTTGTGGCTCTCCGAGGAATGTTCCTCTAGCCCGTTCTAGCAAATTAGTCACACTGACAGCCGAGGAGTGCTCTGGGAATGCTGTACTTTGCGGCAACATTGTTCAGGCTCCTCCAGCTGTATGACTGTTGCCCAGTTAAATGTTGCATTTTCCTATAAATTGTTACTTTTGTGCCTAAGACAAAGCACGTTACTTCGAAACCCTTGGTTGAGGATTAGATGATTAGGCAGGTATGTGATTGGTAAATAGAGTGGGATTTCCACACTTCTCTTTCCATAAAATCTTCTCCACTTGATTGGCAAATAGAGTGGGATTTCCCCCCTTCTCTTTCCATAAAATCTTCTCCACCGCTCTTTTCACCCACCAATAAACCTCCTTCTCTGCACTATGACTTAGGCTTGGGATTCCCTCATgtgggcagcctgccctgctttTTGACTGTCGTACTCTGCTGGTTAAAGTTACACCTCAAAGCCCAACAATACACACTGTGTATCTACATCTATATATCTATACCTCCATCCATCCTTGGGAGTCATCAAGAACTGATTACCCCAAATACAACTGATTTTAAACAGAACTGCAAGTCAAGCCGACATCACAGCAATGATAAAGATGGACCACCCAATACCAGTAGACAAAAAGgctggctctcctggctggaaGAGAGGCACAAGCTTAAGTTCTGCTACACTGCAAATACAGATATTGGTCTCTATTTTCATGCAATAAGCAGTGGGTCCCAATGAAGCAGCCTGGAGTTAGTGTTTGCACCAAGGCATTTACCAGTTCACAGCTCAGTCAGAGTGTCAGCACAGATCTTTTATGTCTATTTGCAAACCAAAGTAGCTGATTCCATCCCCAGGCTGTGTCACAGGCACTGCCCTACTGTCCAACCTGCTGTAATGACATGGTAGCACCGTCAGGGAACAAATATGCTCAGTATTCCTGCTAGAACTGCTGTATGATGAAAGCTCTCTGAAATCTGATTCAGGCTGCCCTCACCCACTGCTTACTTCTCATGTCCTTGTTTCTTagttccctgctgccctggatAATAaacacagacagcaggacaACCAAACAGCTGGGTCTGACGAGGGACTGCTCGTTAGCTGTAAGCTTTGCTGACTGGCAGCTCTCTACTGCGTTTCCAAAGACCAGGCGAACACTAGAGATCTCACCAGAGCTGGGTGTGTGGTGACCACGCCTTTGGGGCCATTctaaaagcacaaaacaaagcatCTTCCCTGAGCAATTCCTTGCATTACAAACATTTGCCTCGCAGTTTCTGTGGTACAGATCATGGGGGTGAGACATCCTGTACTTTGCCCacttttgcacatttttatttttatactaaaTTTTCTCAGTTATTAAGCTTAACTTGAGGTTTCTGACAGGCCGTTATTTTCAAGAAGCCCTACCTAGGGTTTCCTACCTCTCTTGACAGTATTGTCTGGTTCTGCTGTGCAGATGGAACCTCTCACCCAGCTAAGCTGGGTATATCCACAGCAGGCAGCCAGAGACTTTTCCtaatgaaagggaaaatgtgagTTTGAATCTCCTCAAATAGCAGAGGAGTGTCAACTTTAGTCCCTGATGAAGCTCCTTAcactggaattaaaaaaaaaaaaaacacttctcaaagAAGAAACAAGGTAGAGGCTGGTCAGCTGGAAAGGAGAACAAGTGGTAATGTATGCTCTGCTTGATTTAACTCATTATGTGAAATCGATATAAAGGAAAGCAGTAATGCAGCAActgccttctcccagcccttcccaaaccAGCTGCAAATAAGCTTGTTTGTCCAGaggctggttttatttcctaCTGCACATTTGTCCAGTAATGTAGACACTGCTACTGCTTCCTCAATGGGTACAAATAGTTCTTAGAGATGGAGGTCACTATAAGTTAATGAtcctttttcttgtctttttttgaaCAAAGGGAGTTTTGTACAAGACCTCCTGCTGGTCATGCTGATTTGATCAGTATTTGCACTTCAATTGTCATGTCTCCTCAGGAGAACTTaaaacaagcaaagcaaacaaattccTCACAGCTTTTCTTACTCAGGTGTTCCTGGGCTCTTGTGCAATTCCCTGGCATTTAGCTGCAGACTGTCAGGTCTGGTGCCAGCAGTGGGAAACTGAAAGCCTGATTAGATAGTCAGCTGTTAATTCCTCCAAGGGACTGTGGAGTTTAAATTCTTACAGAATGGTGTCTTCCTCCTGTGTTCTCCTGCTAGAAGTAGGTTgatgtgcagagccaggagtaaCAGAGTCAGGAGTAGTGCAGGGTTGAGTGTTTGAGCTTCCCTGCCCCTAGCCATTGTCCACTCTGCCAGTAAGTTCTGCAAGTATCCTGGTACCTGAGCCAAGCAAGAGAACTGCTgttagaaatacaaaaatataaactgcTCCATGCCACGTGGccagcctgagcctgctgcctctgcagacaGCCCTTACTCTGACTCTGCCATTTCATCACCTTTCACTTGTGAGCTATGGCCCTATTGGGAAAACCTCACACAGTTCACTGAcatccagctggctgcaggtATTTCATTTATCAGGCACTGGCAGATACACCTCTAACCTCAGATTTGTCTGTGTTCTTAGGGCCATCCAACAGTGAAGGTGCAGGCAAAGTCAGCCTCTTGAAGAAAGTACCAGCACTGAAGGATGGAGACTTCACCCTTGCAGAATGGTAAGAACTCAGTCCTTAGACTTCCTTGGGTACCAGCAGTCTGTGCTGCATTCAGAAGATGTCATTCCCATGGAATAATTAAAGATCACAGAATATATGAACACGCTGGTTATTTTTAATAGTATAACCTCATTTGATCTCTTTCCACTTTCTGTTTGAATTATCTTTCAGAATGTAAACAACTCAGCTGACTTAGCTTCTTCATCTCACCCTGAATGCACTTACCTCAAAATGGGATTATAAACATTTCTGGGAGATGTTTAAAGCTTATAAAAATCCCTTTCACCCTAGGAAAAGAAATCCCTTTTACTCTAGGAAAGAATTCTGTTTATCTGAATTAGTCATAAAGGCTGAGAGAACATCTACACAGATAAAATTTAGGCTTTACATTGAAAGATTAATATGGACACTGGTTAATGATGTCATAATACTGAAACAATTGAACTATAGCAGTATCAGTATGGCAGGGGTGtctgcattttcttccattttgtcagcacattttctgtggcttttttttttttgataataaTAGCCTAAGTATTGTTGCAGATGACTAAGATATTTTTCCATCTGACTTCTGCCAGTTAGTGAAAGTATAAACATCTGGACAAATACAAAAAGATTCTTAGGTTTCCTTGCTGAGacttccactgacttcagtggaagCTGCATGCTGGAGACAGACCTGATGAAAAGGCAGCAATAACCCATCAGAGAGTTTTATTTGGtacacaggcacagaaacagCGCAGGTCTCAAAGAGATGGGTCAGAACAGGCAAGGAGCAAGTGGAAGTTCTCATCACTGATAGAGGATCATGGAGGTTTATTGTTTGTTTACCCCCAGTACCGTCCAGCAGCACTATAAAACAGTGATTTTCCAGCAGGTTACAGTTTTCCTGGAAGCTGAGGTGATTAAGGGCCACTGATGTCAACATGAATTAGATGCCTTTATATGGTCCCTAGACTCCGCTGGAAACCCTGATCTGAATGTTTTTTAGTGGAAGCAACAAGttgagaaggagcaggagagggagctTAGGCAAGAGCGCTCTGCACCGTAACTGCCTGACCCTTTCTTGTCTCCTGCTGggtgagcagcactgccatCCTGCTGTACCTGAGCCGCAAGTACAACACTCCTGACCACTGGTACCCCTCCGACATCCAGCAGCGCGCCCGCGTCGATGAGTACCTGTCCTGGCACCACGCCAACATCCGGGCCAACGCTCCCAAAACCATGTGGATCAAGGTGAGGAGACTGGACGCAAGAACGTGAGTGAAGTGATGTTGCCCTGGGAGAGCAATGAGCATCTTAACAGCCCCAGTTCAGAGACTGTTGTGGTGAAACAACAAACCTGGGCCATTCCTAGCTGAAAGCAGCTGTTGGGGAGGGAGCTGTTCCAAACTGATCAACATCAGGATCTGGCAAAAGAAGATGTGGCCATTTTGGTTTTCCCTGAAAGAAGGACTGGTACAGAATGTCTCAAACCCAGCAGACTTTCATTGCCTGGATTTGTGAGCGAATATGTAACAGACTTAGTATTGCTTCCAAGGGcctccccctccctgcacagctgtgcagagTGTGCACATAGGCAGTTTGGCTTTGGTGAACATGTGCTTTGTTGCTGGCAGCAGAAAGACTTGCATTCTTCATACAAGTTACTGCAGCCTGCTGAGGGTGAAAATCCAGGAGTCTTCTGCTTCCAGCACACTTATGGGCTTCTCTGAAATAGGCTCAGcgacagagagcagagagactCTGAGAGGCAGATTTTCTTCACTCAATGTAGTCAGACAAATTTACATTTAGGCAAAATCACCTGATTCATCCTGAGCCAGAAAATCATTTAGTATGAGATGATTTTGCTGGACACCTATTTCCAGCCAACCCACCAGACAGTTAATGCAACTGTCCCTAGAGAGACCTAGGCGCACGTGCAGTTCTGCAAGGACAGCTGGTATGGAATTTCAGATGAAATCGGGATTGCTAGTAAACAGGTAAGAACTTCACTCCTCCCTTGTAAAGTTTGCCCTTGTTTGTGCCTAACAAAGCATATCAGGACTCATTTATCTTCTTGAATTTACTGGTATTTGATTTTTATGGCTATGGAGTACAGAGAAGCAATTCAAATATGAGGCAAATTCATACAAGAAGCAGTTTcttccag includes:
- the LOC119707485 gene encoding glutathione S-transferase theta-1, with the protein product MGLELYLDLLSQPCRSIYIFARSNNIPFEFKHVELFKDSVLGKKPAAGSGAEQPRAGPSNSEGAGKVSLLKKVPALKDGDFTLAECTAILLYLSRKYNTPDHWYPSDIQQRARVDEYLSWHHANIRANAPKTMWIKVLIPLFTGQPLPSEKLQEVMEGLSTSLKQFEERFLQDKAFIIGSEISLADLVAIVELMQPVGVGCDIFEDRPRLREWRRRVEDAVGKELFFQAHEMILNIKELSNIQIDPQLKEQLAPVLMKMLK